A genomic region of Leptospira bourretii contains the following coding sequences:
- the ccoN gene encoding cytochrome-c oxidase, cbb3-type subunit I, translated as MATEKTQYDDFIVKGFIISALVWGVASMTFGVIIAFQLVYPQLNLELPWTSFGRLRPLHTNAAIFGFALSVIFATAYHTVQRLCRTRMWNDTLSKIHLALYNLTIVLAAITLPLGYSQSKEYAELEWPIDLLIVVWYVIFFANYLMTVIKRKEEQMYVAIWFYIASFVTVPLLFIVNNIVIPAGLLKSYSVYAGVFDANIQWWYGHNAVAFVLTTPFLGLMYYYLPKHIKQPIYSHRLSIIHFWSLIFIYIWAGPHHLLYSPIPEWLQTTGMVFSIMLWMPSWGGMLNGFLTLTQAKDKIKVDATLKMMLAAVTFYGMSTFEGPLLSIRAVSALGHNTDWIIGHVHSGTLGWVGFMSAAALYYLVPRLWNANLYSEKLANAHFWLGTLGILLYIISMWVSGITEGSMWRAVGENGELVYKDWVEIVEFLKPFRLFRAIGGTLYLTGIVLMVYNFIKTIQNKDSGFVEQDLRIGVKS; from the coding sequence TTGGCTACGGAAAAAACTCAATATGACGATTTTATCGTAAAAGGGTTTATCATTTCAGCGTTAGTCTGGGGCGTTGCATCAATGACATTTGGTGTCATTATTGCCTTCCAGCTTGTATATCCACAGCTGAATTTGGAATTACCTTGGACGAGCTTCGGAAGGTTACGACCTCTACATACCAATGCAGCCATTTTTGGTTTTGCGTTGAGTGTTATCTTCGCCACAGCCTACCATACGGTGCAAAGATTGTGTCGAACAAGAATGTGGAACGACACACTTTCCAAAATACACCTGGCACTGTATAACCTAACAATTGTCCTTGCAGCAATTACTTTACCACTTGGATACAGCCAATCAAAAGAATATGCCGAATTAGAATGGCCTATCGACTTATTGATTGTTGTATGGTATGTAATTTTCTTTGCAAACTATTTGATGACGGTAATCAAAAGAAAAGAAGAGCAAATGTATGTAGCAATTTGGTTCTACATTGCTTCCTTTGTAACAGTTCCACTTCTTTTTATCGTAAACAACATTGTCATCCCAGCAGGACTTTTAAAATCCTACTCGGTATACGCTGGTGTGTTTGATGCCAACATCCAATGGTGGTATGGACACAACGCAGTAGCCTTTGTTCTTACGACTCCGTTTTTGGGTCTTATGTACTACTACCTCCCAAAACACATCAAACAACCCATTTACTCACATAGACTTTCGATCATCCATTTTTGGTCGTTAATCTTTATCTATATTTGGGCAGGTCCTCACCATTTACTTTACTCTCCAATTCCAGAATGGTTACAAACAACAGGGATGGTTTTTTCCATCATGTTATGGATGCCTTCTTGGGGTGGTATGTTAAACGGATTCCTAACACTGACCCAAGCAAAAGACAAAATCAAAGTAGATGCTACCCTCAAAATGATGTTAGCTGCCGTTACTTTCTACGGTATGTCAACATTTGAAGGTCCACTTCTTTCCATTCGTGCAGTTTCCGCTCTTGGACACAATACTGACTGGATCATCGGTCACGTTCACTCAGGAACTCTCGGTTGGGTGGGATTTATGTCAGCTGCAGCACTCTACTACCTAGTTCCAAGACTTTGGAATGCTAACCTTTATAGCGAAAAACTTGCCAACGCACACTTCTGGCTAGGAACACTCGGTATCCTACTCTACATCATCTCCATGTGGGTATCTGGTATTACTGAAGGATCTATGTGGCGAGCAGTTGGTGAAAACGGTGAACTCGTTTATAAAGACTGGGTAGAAATTGTTGAGTTCTTAAAACCATTCAGACTATTCCGGGCGATCGGAGGAACACTCTATCTAACTGGAATTGTACTGATGGTGTATAACTTTATCAAAACCATTCAAAACAAAGACAGTGGGTTTGTAGAACAAGACTTACGTATAGGAGTGAAATCATAA
- a CDS encoding c-type cytochrome, translated as MKEPKEVDGIFQADNPMPTWWKLVWLISIIVSIGYVVYFHWYSEWPQEVAFEKEVAEHEAQFPAKQAVVVNTEDGSNPYRDDAVAIKEGEGTYKQICSACHGPTAEGAVGPSLVDKDWIHGNTDKEVFNNIMKGIGPERQKLNRGGMPAWEGLGAEKVYAVMAWLATKNSSLVKAK; from the coding sequence ATGAAAGAACCAAAAGAAGTAGACGGAATCTTCCAAGCCGACAATCCCATGCCCACTTGGTGGAAATTAGTCTGGTTAATCAGTATCATCGTATCCATTGGATACGTTGTATACTTTCACTGGTATTCTGAATGGCCACAAGAAGTTGCATTTGAAAAAGAAGTTGCGGAACACGAAGCGCAATTTCCTGCAAAACAAGCAGTTGTTGTGAACACAGAAGATGGATCAAACCCTTACCGTGATGACGCAGTGGCGATTAAAGAAGGCGAAGGAACATACAAACAAATTTGTTCTGCTTGCCACGGCCCAACTGCAGAAGGTGCTGTAGGACCAAGTCTCGTGGACAAAGATTGGATTCATGGAAACACTGATAAAGAAGTGTTTAACAATATCATGAAAGGAATTGGACCAGAAAGACAAAAACTCAACCGAGGGGGAATGCCTGCTTGGGAAGGTTTAGGTGCTGAAAAAGTTTATGCTGTCATGGCATGGCTTGCAACTAAAAACAGTAGTTTGGTAAAGGCTAAGTAA
- a CDS encoding LA_0442/LA_0875 N-terminal domain-containing protein, protein MKLTITQFIKIATLLVLFAGNLSAENILLKKGGTLQGKVVEQDQYKLKIRKEDGTTVVLNKTDILKVVYKDHLTAAEEDKLRKAEEEKERIKKEKEEAARLKKEQEEAAKQEKELAAKNASAEAEAKRKQEEEAKLAEADRKNLTKTGATWRSAVLPGWGQWKQGRKVQAIVYPSIIAVGLFFTYEKHRMYLNAKRDYNNLENPYTTNGLIRAAFSPQSAATVSPAEAVVVSQLGPFKGQRESVERHYQEMQYIGIATVLVYFWNIFDAYYFHPTGSGLSQDDTRKEKFFMYSSVDRVGYHPTAIAGDRGIEHRTQLGYEFTF, encoded by the coding sequence TTGAAACTGACTATTACACAATTCATTAAAATCGCAACACTTTTGGTACTATTCGCCGGTAACCTATCCGCAGAGAATATCCTCCTCAAAAAAGGGGGAACTCTCCAAGGTAAGGTTGTTGAACAAGACCAATACAAGCTAAAAATTCGAAAAGAAGACGGAACTACAGTTGTTCTTAATAAAACAGATATTCTCAAAGTGGTTTATAAAGACCACCTAACGGCTGCGGAAGAAGATAAACTCAGAAAAGCGGAAGAAGAAAAAGAAAGAATTAAAAAAGAAAAAGAAGAAGCTGCAAGACTCAAAAAAGAACAGGAAGAAGCAGCAAAACAGGAAAAAGAATTAGCTGCAAAAAATGCATCGGCTGAAGCCGAAGCCAAACGCAAACAAGAAGAAGAAGCTAAACTAGCAGAAGCCGATCGCAAAAACCTAACAAAGACAGGTGCCACATGGAGATCTGCTGTTCTTCCTGGTTGGGGCCAATGGAAACAAGGCAGAAAAGTACAAGCCATTGTGTATCCTTCCATCATTGCTGTTGGACTCTTTTTTACATATGAGAAACATCGTATGTATTTAAATGCCAAACGTGATTATAATAATTTAGAAAATCCTTATACAACAAATGGTCTCATCCGTGCAGCTTTTTCTCCTCAATCGGCAGCGACTGTCTCCCCTGCTGAAGCAGTTGTTGTAAGCCAACTGGGTCCATTCAAAGGACAAAGGGAATCCGTCGAACGTCACTACCAAGAGATGCAATACATTGGGATTGCGACAGTTCTTGTTTATTTTTGGAATATCTTTGATGCCTACTACTTCCATCCCACAGGTTCTGGACTTAGCCAAGACGACACCAGAAAAGAAAAGTTCTTCATGTATTCATCTGTGGACCGCGTTGGATACCATCCGACAGCCATTGCAGGAGATCGTGGAATCGAACATCGTACACAATTAGGATATGAATTTACTTTCTAA
- the ccoG gene encoding cytochrome c oxidase accessory protein CcoG, with translation MIISRPQTGKVRTRRNFVMSFLVGLFLIAPWVVLPEGSPLIRLDIPHRVFHLFGGLFIPQEGLILWFFLLTMGLSLFFFTSVIGRVWCGWGCPQTIYTDLFDRIGRFVLDSKYGKKDASIVGKYTVYFLWIVVSFIASFHWIAYFVSPYVMLADFVNLSFINQTYFYFTLFFTAAMFIDIGFIREQFCRYACPYARFQTLLMDEHSWNVTYDFKRGEPRRDGKTKIGDCVACNMCVVVCPTGIDIRDGLQVGCVACGKCVDACTSIMARENKKTLIGYFSLKQIETGAKIKWIRPRTVIYAILLTVVITGAIIQLVTRTPMSMIAASNKSMPPILIPDNKIRAFVALRIQNIAPIEKEFQLSASDTRHGKEILIRSGEENNRFKLGSGEIKSISVVLETQSLTEQELNEGYLPGSIVLKNAEDPDERLEKKLSLTLPRR, from the coding sequence ATGATTATTTCAAGACCACAGACAGGAAAGGTAAGGACACGAAGAAACTTTGTCATGAGTTTTCTCGTAGGTTTATTTTTAATCGCACCTTGGGTGGTGTTACCAGAAGGTAGCCCTCTCATTCGATTGGATATCCCGCATAGGGTGTTTCACTTGTTTGGTGGTCTTTTTATCCCACAAGAAGGACTGATCTTATGGTTTTTCCTTCTCACGATGGGACTTTCTCTTTTCTTTTTCACCTCCGTCATTGGCCGTGTTTGGTGCGGATGGGGGTGTCCTCAAACAATCTACACCGATCTTTTCGATCGAATTGGTCGGTTTGTTTTAGATTCTAAATATGGGAAAAAGGATGCTTCCATCGTAGGTAAATACACAGTTTATTTTCTCTGGATTGTTGTTTCTTTTATCGCTTCTTTTCATTGGATTGCTTACTTTGTTAGTCCTTATGTAATGTTGGCTGACTTTGTTAATCTCTCTTTTATAAACCAAACGTACTTTTATTTTACATTATTTTTTACGGCAGCGATGTTTATCGATATCGGATTCATTCGCGAGCAGTTCTGTCGATATGCTTGTCCTTATGCTAGGTTCCAAACTCTCCTTATGGATGAACATTCTTGGAACGTAACTTATGATTTCAAACGAGGAGAACCTCGTCGCGATGGGAAAACCAAAATTGGGGATTGTGTGGCCTGCAATATGTGTGTTGTGGTCTGCCCTACTGGAATCGATATCCGCGATGGTTTGCAAGTGGGTTGTGTGGCCTGCGGAAAATGTGTGGATGCCTGCACTTCCATCATGGCAAGAGAAAACAAAAAAACTCTAATTGGATATTTCTCACTCAAACAAATTGAAACAGGGGCAAAAATCAAATGGATCAGACCAAGAACTGTGATTTATGCCATTTTACTCACAGTTGTGATCACTGGGGCCATCATCCAACTTGTCACAAGAACTCCTATGTCGATGATTGCAGCATCAAACAAATCGATGCCACCTATCTTAATTCCAGACAATAAAATTAGAGCCTTTGTTGCTCTACGCATTCAAAACATTGCGCCGATTGAAAAAGAATTCCAACTTTCGGCATCTGACACAAGACATGGAAAAGAAATCCTAATTCGTTCCGGCGAAGAAAACAACAGATTCAAATTAGGATCAGGCGAAATCAAAAGTATTTCTGTGGTTTTAGAGACACAATCTCTCACAGAACAAGAATTAAATGAAGGTTACTTACCAGGATCCATTGTATTAAAAAATGCAGAGGATCCAGACGAACGATTGGAGAAAAAACTCTCCTTAACATTACCAAGGAGGTAA
- a CDS encoding FixH family protein translates to MMFKELHPSLRNAMYVVLFSFTALVAATFYTIRLTYKNFEPVMDKNYYEIGLNYEKAIENQKELLKQGYLIKTNWDSQTLLPMGESEISVQLEKNGTLTNQSAKSMTVFLERNATTKNTAQFQLKSTANGFVGKIPLLDKGTWNLRLVADIGGKSFEREGKISVK, encoded by the coding sequence ATGATGTTTAAAGAATTACACCCCAGTTTACGAAACGCAATGTATGTGGTTCTGTTTAGTTTTACAGCGCTTGTGGCCGCTACTTTTTATACCATTCGTTTGACCTACAAAAACTTTGAACCTGTAATGGATAAAAACTATTACGAAATTGGCTTGAACTATGAAAAAGCCATAGAGAACCAAAAAGAACTTTTGAAACAAGGTTACCTGATCAAAACCAATTGGGACAGCCAAACCCTCCTCCCAATGGGTGAATCAGAAATTTCGGTCCAATTGGAAAAAAACGGAACACTCACAAATCAAAGCGCAAAATCGATGACAGTTTTTTTGGAAAGAAATGCCACTACTAAAAATACAGCACAATTCCAACTAAAATCAACAGCCAATGGATTTGTTGGGAAAATCCCACTCCTAGACAAAGGAACTTGGAATTTACGACTTGTTGCTGATATAGGTGGCAAGTCCTTTGAAAGAGAAGGAAAAATTTCTGTTAAATGA
- a CDS encoding RNA polymerase sigma factor — translation MPEFDFETVVKETKFLVLKTVGDTLIDRFDDATEDVVQEVYFRVFKSLEKGGFDGRSKISTWIYTIARNEALRMNEKRLREEEKAKRYLVKNKVQLSGVREEASFEKEEWVESMLLQIPEIYRQTLRLYLAGNTMDEIAKELEVQQGTVKSRLFRTKEWIRKHIPGGRNEFQES, via the coding sequence TGAAAACGGTCGGTGATACCCTCATCGACCGTTTTGATGATGCAACGGAAGATGTAGTGCAGGAAGTATATTTTCGTGTGTTTAAATCATTAGAGAAGGGTGGGTTTGATGGAAGGTCAAAAATTTCTACTTGGATTTATACCATCGCTCGAAACGAAGCCCTTCGTATGAATGAAAAACGGTTGCGAGAGGAAGAGAAAGCAAAACGATACTTAGTGAAGAATAAAGTCCAATTATCGGGTGTGAGAGAAGAAGCTTCTTTCGAAAAAGAAGAATGGGTTGAGTCCATGCTTCTGCAAATCCCCGAAATCTATCGGCAAACCTTACGTCTTTATTTGGCTGGTAACACGATGGATGAAATTGCTAAAGAACTTGAGGTTCAGCAAGGAACAGTTAAATCGCGATTGTTCCGAACCAAAGAATGGATACGAAAACATATACCAGGAGGAAGAAATGAATTCCAAGAATCCTAA
- a CDS encoding cbb3-type cytochrome oxidase assembly protein codes for MEALYLTIPMAMCIAAFFLYIFITAFKKGQFEDIESPKYRMFFEEEYPQENQSKSNSPDGPTSKS; via the coding sequence ATGGAAGCCCTCTACTTAACAATACCTATGGCAATGTGTATTGCCGCCTTCTTTCTTTATATCTTTATCACTGCCTTCAAAAAAGGTCAGTTTGAAGATATCGAATCACCTAAATATAGAATGTTCTTCGAGGAAGAATACCCCCAAGAGAACCAATCTAAATCAAATTCACCTGATGGACCAACTAGCAAATCTTAG
- a CDS encoding heavy metal translocating P-type ATPase produces the protein MNETISDVTKTECDHCGNQIRLVRIEAKVGNDTKVFCCEGCETVYSIINSLGGSYYYNLKGNTKLDPVRIEDSDADIENELVYEKFVRKSGDFSEVSIQITNIHCSACVWINEKVLNEEEGIISAQINFASGRARVRFDRSKIKISRILSLIRAIGYKPVLFSPTEGIVEKTKQLKTLLLRIGVAGFCFGNIMILSVALYSGYFTGIDLDIKRLFHYASWVFATPAYLYSGYPFMSGFLTSIKRRTLSMDFLLFLGISMAYFYSVYVTLTDVGEVYFDSVAMIYFFILIGKYFEEKARVFASDKLESILCKLPETSVRVTEAGEETIPSSEIKIGDTIRVAPGKRIPVDAILLSEHTYVDESFLTGESLPIRKKKGDTILAGSLAMDNPALIVAGSDYHASTLSSLKLRLEEALHLKPKLQILTERIASYFISVVFALAFLCFFAWYYVSGGNLEQSLVTTISVLIVACPCALGISVPTALVTNHILNADKGVLLKNPSVVEALAKANTIFLDKTGTLTEGKFLVRQVSVKDDHLPLVYRIEKEVNHPLAKSLVKYLQPFSSVTKRAESIILSNLENIPGRGVKAELEVNSNKLLVLIGNKTLLDSEKIPMENLPEGEGSMILLAVNGMYLGSFLLADEIRPGARSFVSLLKHFVPNISILSGDRFAAVKFIADSLGIEKYVSDLSPEDKSNLVSSAQKEGNVVIMVGDGINDSLSLAQANVSISHTEAEDLSLEKSDVVLTSGNLNGLVHSLLSAKKTREVILQNIIISFCYNSIMLPLAMFGLMLPVICAVFMACSSLTVLLNSLSIRFRIPQWKPST, from the coding sequence ATGAACGAAACCATTTCCGACGTAACAAAAACAGAATGTGACCACTGCGGAAATCAGATCCGACTGGTCCGGATCGAAGCAAAGGTTGGAAATGATACGAAGGTTTTTTGTTGCGAAGGATGTGAAACGGTTTATTCCATCATCAACTCTCTTGGTGGAAGTTATTATTACAATTTAAAAGGAAATACAAAACTTGATCCAGTTAGGATCGAGGACTCGGATGCTGACATAGAGAACGAACTCGTATATGAAAAGTTTGTTCGTAAGTCAGGAGATTTTTCTGAAGTTTCCATCCAAATCACAAACATTCATTGTTCCGCTTGTGTTTGGATCAATGAAAAAGTTTTAAACGAAGAAGAAGGAATTATCTCCGCTCAAATTAATTTTGCATCCGGGAGAGCTCGGGTCCGGTTTGATCGTTCCAAAATCAAAATCTCTCGCATTTTATCTCTGATCCGAGCCATCGGTTATAAACCAGTTCTTTTTTCGCCCACAGAAGGCATTGTAGAAAAAACAAAACAACTAAAGACCTTACTCCTGCGCATTGGTGTGGCTGGATTTTGTTTTGGAAATATCATGATCCTAAGTGTGGCTTTATATTCCGGTTATTTCACTGGGATCGATTTGGACATCAAACGCCTCTTCCATTATGCATCCTGGGTGTTTGCCACTCCCGCTTATCTCTATTCGGGATACCCTTTTATGTCTGGGTTCCTAACAAGCATCAAACGAAGAACCCTTTCAATGGATTTCCTATTGTTTTTAGGCATCTCTATGGCATACTTCTATTCCGTTTATGTAACGCTCACTGATGTGGGAGAAGTTTATTTTGATTCAGTCGCAATGATTTACTTCTTTATTTTGATTGGGAAGTACTTCGAAGAAAAGGCGAGAGTTTTTGCTTCTGACAAATTGGAGTCCATCCTTTGTAAACTGCCCGAAACATCAGTGCGAGTGACCGAAGCTGGCGAAGAAACCATCCCCAGTTCGGAAATTAAAATTGGCGATACCATTCGTGTCGCACCAGGAAAACGAATTCCAGTGGATGCCATTCTTCTATCCGAACATACCTATGTGGATGAATCGTTTCTAACGGGAGAATCTTTACCCATTCGAAAAAAGAAAGGAGATACGATTCTTGCAGGTTCCCTTGCGATGGACAATCCAGCTCTCATTGTTGCTGGTTCCGACTACCATGCATCAACACTTTCTTCTCTTAAACTAAGACTAGAGGAAGCCTTACACCTCAAACCAAAATTACAAATCCTTACTGAACGAATTGCATCTTACTTTATCTCAGTGGTTTTTGCATTGGCCTTTCTTTGTTTTTTTGCCTGGTATTATGTATCCGGCGGGAATTTAGAACAAAGCCTTGTCACAACTATTTCTGTTCTCATTGTAGCTTGCCCTTGTGCACTTGGGATATCTGTTCCAACAGCTCTTGTCACCAACCATATCCTCAATGCAGACAAAGGTGTACTCTTAAAAAACCCTTCGGTTGTAGAAGCCCTCGCAAAAGCAAATACCATCTTTTTAGATAAAACGGGTACACTCACGGAAGGAAAATTTTTAGTGAGACAAGTTTCAGTCAAAGATGACCACCTACCGCTTGTTTATCGAATTGAAAAAGAAGTCAATCATCCTTTAGCAAAATCTCTTGTGAAGTATTTGCAACCATTTAGTTCTGTTACCAAACGGGCCGAGTCCATTATATTATCCAATTTAGAAAATATTCCAGGAAGAGGAGTCAAAGCCGAGTTAGAAGTGAATTCTAATAAACTTTTGGTTCTCATCGGAAATAAAACCCTACTCGATAGTGAGAAGATCCCGATGGAAAATTTACCAGAAGGGGAAGGGTCTATGATTTTACTTGCTGTGAATGGAATGTATCTGGGAAGTTTTTTACTCGCCGATGAAATTCGTCCAGGGGCCCGTTCCTTTGTTTCTCTTCTCAAACATTTTGTTCCCAATATTTCGATCCTTTCGGGAGATCGATTTGCAGCAGTGAAGTTTATTGCCGACTCCCTCGGAATTGAAAAGTACGTTTCTGATCTTTCTCCGGAAGACAAATCCAATCTCGTTAGCAGTGCCCAAAAGGAAGGAAATGTTGTCATTATGGTAGGAGATGGGATCAACGATAGTTTGTCTTTGGCACAGGCCAATGTATCCATCTCTCATACGGAAGCAGAAGATCTTTCTTTAGAAAAATCAGACGTGGTTTTGACTTCTGGAAATTTAAATGGCCTAGTCCATTCCTTACTCTCTGCTAAAAAAACAAGAGAGGTGATCTTACAAAACATCATCATTTCCTTTTGTTATAATTCGATTATGTTGCCCCTTGCGATGTTTGGACTCATGTTGCCTGTAATCTGTGCCGTGTTTATGGCCTGTTCTAGCTTGACAGTCCTTCTCAATTCTCTTTCCATTAGATTTAGGATCCCCCAATGGAAGCCCTCTACTTAA
- a CDS encoding sulfite exporter TauE/SafE family protein: protein MDQLANLSFFGSIILYGFVSSFHCLVMCGPFVSLLQTEKGKQIPIYLYHLGRLISYTFLGMVLGFLGKGANALGELSAVQGVAGVLTFLFLVVFAIRIYSTKSTSSFGSLPQGIRKFLEKIRSRFSKNGLGFGIGMVSALLPCGVLYPAYAASFATGTLLNGGLVMFFFYLGTVPALTGLGWIVRKWRDKIPTKWIPAFGTIVILTSLSFLLYRLFFHTHGESCDHLL from the coding sequence ATGGACCAACTAGCAAATCTTAGCTTTTTTGGTTCCATCATCTTGTATGGATTTGTTAGTAGCTTTCATTGTCTTGTCATGTGTGGCCCCTTTGTCTCACTATTACAAACAGAAAAAGGAAAACAGATCCCCATTTATCTCTATCACTTAGGAAGACTCATATCCTATACCTTTCTCGGTATGGTGTTGGGGTTTCTTGGTAAAGGTGCCAATGCATTAGGAGAATTAAGTGCCGTTCAAGGTGTGGCTGGTGTTCTTACGTTTTTATTTTTAGTTGTCTTTGCCATCCGCATTTATTCTACAAAATCAACTTCCTCCTTTGGTTCTTTACCACAAGGGATTCGTAAATTTTTAGAAAAGATCCGTTCTCGTTTTAGTAAAAATGGTCTTGGGTTTGGAATTGGGATGGTGAGTGCCCTACTCCCTTGCGGGGTATTGTATCCAGCATATGCGGCTTCCTTCGCCACTGGTACCTTGTTAAACGGTGGACTTGTGATGTTTTTCTTTTATTTAGGAACTGTTCCTGCACTCACGGGGCTTGGATGGATTGTGAGGAAATGGAGAGACAAAATCCCAACAAAATGGATCCCCGCCTTTGGAACAATTGTGATTTTAACTTCTCTCAGTTTTTTACTCTACCGTCTTTTTTTCCATACCCACGGAGAATCCTGCGACCATCTTTTATAA
- the ccoO gene encoding cytochrome-c oxidase, cbb3-type subunit II, whose amino-acid sequence MFGFNKFLDWFSEIADHWDTKGVKFTLYTTIAVVIGGLFELIPPFFLTKTVTPISTVKPYSALELAGRDTYQREGCIGCHTQMVRPFKWEVDRFDPTKAYGRTGYSKGGEYVYDHPFLWGSKRTGPDLAHESQMLRSDEWHKNHLINPRTVGGVPNSIMPAYPWLFEESHKVDVEQVVSNMKALKSIGVPYTEEDFANAPSLLKDKTEGQALVAYLQKLGKDSAELQKGMK is encoded by the coding sequence ATGTTTGGATTTAACAAATTCTTAGATTGGTTTTCTGAAATTGCAGACCATTGGGATACAAAAGGTGTTAAGTTTACTCTTTATACAACGATTGCCGTTGTGATTGGTGGACTTTTCGAACTCATCCCTCCGTTTTTTCTTACGAAAACGGTAACTCCAATTTCAACTGTGAAACCATATTCCGCATTGGAACTAGCAGGTCGTGACACTTACCAAAGAGAAGGTTGTATCGGATGCCATACACAAATGGTTCGACCTTTCAAATGGGAAGTAGATCGTTTTGATCCAACAAAAGCTTACGGACGAACTGGATATTCAAAAGGTGGAGAGTATGTTTATGACCATCCATTCCTTTGGGGATCCAAAAGAACTGGTCCGGACTTAGCTCATGAATCACAAATGCTTCGTTCTGATGAGTGGCATAAAAACCATTTGATCAACCCAAGAACTGTAGGTGGTGTACCTAACTCGATTATGCCAGCTTACCCTTGGTTATTCGAAGAATCTCATAAGGTTGATGTAGAACAAGTAGTATCCAACATGAAAGCTCTAAAATCCATCGGAGTTCCTTACACTGAAGAAGATTTTGCTAACGCACCATCTCTTCTAAAGGACAAAACCGAAGGACAAGCACTTGTTGCCTACCTACAAAAACTAGGGAAGGATTCAGCCGAGTTACAAAAAGGTATGAAATAA